In one Pseudomonas sp. Bout1 genomic region, the following are encoded:
- a CDS encoding TIGR03752 family integrating conjugative element protein, with protein MKANALLKWLVPAALLGVVLIILKTWVPGGSTPSPEHPVDQGNIQLSAEQAKSLGIAGDTPRDTVATLVGQVKAMRSDMLGLKKHNDSLQTENNRLRERENSVDSRIQTALGSVTQQVDEGRRQANEARLKAEQDSRQARGLLTQLQDQLSGLTGKGKDMPIGLGLEPGDGAQFDGQHPANDALQWIEPSDASGTDTRGKTKTSSLALSLPTAFNSLEGLKDNPIDRSQKQLRAVTKGERDLTRSVDRTEGAKPVYTIPENATLMGSVAMTALIGRVPVDGTVNDPYPFKVLVGPENLTANGIDLPDVAGAVMSGTASGDWTLSCVRGQVKSITFVFTDGTIRTVPQPKAVASRTASTTQSSNTDKIRGGLGYLSDPYGIPCIAGERRSNAQQYLGSQSLITAAGAGVAALLGDERNNSSVISSGGSTLGVTSSSGNSALNSILSGGVSDIREWVNKLYGEAFAAVYVPPAAQVALHLDHEITIDYEPKGRSVRHEKDHASLPDLD; from the coding sequence ATGAAAGCTAACGCCTTGCTCAAATGGCTGGTACCGGCTGCGCTGCTGGGCGTGGTACTGATCATCCTGAAAACCTGGGTCCCGGGTGGCAGCACACCTTCTCCAGAGCACCCAGTTGATCAGGGCAATATTCAATTATCCGCCGAGCAAGCCAAGTCGCTCGGCATTGCGGGCGATACCCCACGCGATACGGTCGCCACCCTGGTCGGCCAGGTGAAGGCCATGCGCAGCGACATGCTCGGTTTGAAGAAACACAATGACTCACTGCAGACGGAAAACAACCGCCTACGCGAGCGGGAAAACAGTGTCGATTCGCGTATCCAGACCGCGCTTGGCAGTGTGACCCAGCAGGTCGACGAAGGCCGCCGCCAAGCCAACGAGGCCCGACTCAAAGCGGAACAAGACAGTCGTCAGGCTCGCGGCCTGCTCACGCAATTGCAGGATCAGTTGTCGGGGCTGACCGGCAAAGGCAAGGATATGCCAATCGGATTGGGGCTCGAGCCTGGCGACGGTGCTCAGTTTGACGGACAGCATCCTGCCAATGATGCGCTGCAGTGGATTGAACCCTCGGATGCTTCGGGCACCGACACCCGAGGCAAAACCAAGACCTCCTCCCTCGCATTGAGTCTGCCTACCGCCTTCAACTCACTGGAAGGCTTGAAAGACAATCCTATTGATCGCAGCCAGAAACAGCTACGTGCAGTCACCAAGGGTGAGCGTGACCTGACGCGATCCGTTGACCGAACCGAAGGGGCGAAGCCGGTCTACACCATCCCCGAAAACGCGACATTGATGGGCTCAGTCGCCATGACCGCGCTGATCGGCCGCGTCCCGGTGGACGGCACTGTGAATGATCCCTATCCCTTCAAAGTGCTGGTCGGCCCTGAGAACCTGACCGCCAACGGCATCGACCTGCCAGACGTCGCGGGTGCCGTAATGAGCGGCACCGCGTCCGGTGACTGGACCCTGTCTTGCGTACGTGGACAGGTCAAGTCAATCACCTTTGTGTTTACCGATGGCACCATCCGCACGGTACCTCAGCCGAAAGCAGTAGCCAGCCGCACTGCCTCCACCACCCAGAGCTCAAACACCGACAAGATCCGCGGCGGACTCGGTTACCTGTCCGATCCGTATGGCATTCCTTGCATCGCTGGCGAGCGCCGCTCGAACGCTCAGCAATACCTCGGCAGCCAGAGCCTGATCACTGCCGCCGGCGCCGGTGTCGCCGCCCTGCTCGGGGATGAGCGGAACAACAGCAGCGTGATCAGTTCAGGCGGCAGTACCCTCGGGGTCACCAGTAGCAGTGGCAACAGCGCGCTGAATTCAATTCTCAGCGGCGGGGTCAGCGACATCCGCGAGTGGGTCAACAAGCTGTATGGCGAAGCCTTTGCTGCCGTGTACGTGCCACCGGCAGCACAAGTCGCGCTGCACCTCGACCATGAGATCACCATCGACTACGAGCCCAAGGGCCGGAGCGTTCGCCATGAAAAAGACCATGCCTCCCTGCCTGACCTGGATTAG
- a CDS encoding TIGR03756 family integrating conjugative element protein, protein MSAACSSIPPTKLQPFALSILLACGPSMALDTVSITSSVLSPNCLEYRVVGICFWLLCTPFGCTVKTSTKVRHFIPELVVSSYATTGNNPWTEMTTLSAPISGAEGGGNLITPNARRDNLPRFKNVDGIGHPGGWVATQLASQSGYACASGATALMPYYLSTLDSLAWRHGIPESFYPESLMPGIREIGRQVSGNMWGNVYPRQGFLVQPDDFKAAAVMAQRAGDVITHNWQPHVYLPLTPAKRDGYWPPGPIVENDASTHKWQLLYPQVQPTCAIFPSDPVQSADGGYAWSLWRPYSCCKREGQTFLFSIDFEGGAS, encoded by the coding sequence ATGTCTGCTGCCTGCTCGTCAATCCCGCCCACAAAGCTACAGCCCTTCGCGCTAAGCATTCTGCTGGCGTGCGGCCCAAGCATGGCGCTGGACACCGTCAGCATCACCTCCTCCGTGCTTTCGCCAAACTGTCTCGAATACAGGGTCGTCGGCATTTGTTTCTGGCTCCTCTGCACGCCCTTCGGCTGCACAGTCAAAACCTCGACCAAGGTTCGTCATTTCATTCCTGAACTGGTCGTCTCGAGCTACGCCACCACCGGCAATAACCCCTGGACCGAGATGACCACCCTCTCCGCTCCCATCAGCGGTGCAGAAGGTGGCGGCAACCTGATCACGCCGAACGCCCGCCGCGACAACCTGCCTCGATTCAAGAACGTTGATGGCATCGGCCACCCCGGTGGCTGGGTCGCAACGCAACTGGCTTCGCAATCCGGCTATGCCTGCGCCAGCGGTGCAACTGCATTAATGCCTTACTACCTGAGTACCCTGGACTCACTGGCCTGGCGCCATGGCATCCCAGAAAGTTTCTACCCCGAATCGCTCATGCCGGGGATCCGTGAAATTGGTCGTCAGGTCTCGGGAAACATGTGGGGCAACGTTTATCCCCGGCAGGGCTTTCTGGTACAGCCCGACGATTTCAAGGCGGCCGCAGTCATGGCGCAACGCGCCGGCGATGTGATTACCCACAACTGGCAGCCGCATGTGTACTTACCACTCACGCCCGCCAAACGCGACGGCTACTGGCCGCCTGGCCCGATCGTTGAAAACGACGCTTCGACCCACAAATGGCAATTGCTCTACCCCCAGGTGCAGCCCACGTGCGCCATCTTCCCCAGCGATCCGGTACAGAGCGCGGATGGCGGCTACGCCTGGTCGCTGTGGCGTCCCTATAGCTGCTGCAAACGTGAGGGACAGACCTTCCTGTTCAGCATCGACTTCGAAGGAGGTGCTTCATGA
- a CDS encoding zeta toxin family protein — protein sequence MTVPRLRVFAGPNGSGKSTMKSAIPSHLIGIYINPDEIEKAAKDSGRLEFSDFQLEVEGDEVLGFIREHRLVRSARLDEEATNIGFSSNGLNFQTVAMNSYFASVLSDFIRNKLLEDQLSFTFETVMSSDDKIAFMLKARESGYRTYLYFVATEDPDININRVRNRVAAGGHPVPTEKIVQRYGRCLSLLPVAIAASDRAYIFDNSGADLVLLAEVTDGTDLEFKVDEVPDWFMDAYVEKVSNG from the coding sequence ATGACTGTCCCTCGGTTGAGGGTCTTTGCTGGACCCAACGGCTCCGGCAAGAGCACGATGAAGAGTGCCATCCCTTCCCACCTGATCGGTATCTACATTAACCCGGATGAAATCGAGAAGGCTGCCAAAGACAGCGGTCGTCTGGAGTTCAGTGATTTTCAACTGGAAGTTGAGGGTGATGAGGTCCTCGGTTTCATTAGGGAGCATCGGCTGGTCAGGTCTGCCCGGCTCGATGAGGAGGCGACCAACATAGGCTTTAGCAGCAACGGCCTGAATTTCCAGACGGTCGCGATGAACTCCTATTTTGCCTCCGTGCTCTCTGACTTCATCCGGAACAAGCTCCTCGAAGACCAGCTGTCTTTCACCTTCGAAACGGTGATGTCTAGCGACGACAAAATCGCTTTTATGCTCAAGGCAAGAGAGTCTGGATACCGAACCTACCTGTACTTTGTGGCAACTGAAGACCCTGACATCAATATCAACAGGGTCAGGAACCGTGTCGCGGCAGGTGGGCACCCAGTTCCCACAGAAAAAATTGTACAGCGCTACGGCCGTTGCCTGAGCCTGCTGCCTGTGGCTATTGCTGCTTCGGACCGGGCCTACATCTTCGATAACTCCGGTGCCGATCTGGTGCTGCTGGCCGAAGTTACGGATGGGACGGACCTTGAGTTCAAGGTTGATGAGGTCCCTGACTGGTTCATGGATGCCTACGTTGAAAAGGTGTCCAACGGCTAG
- a CDS encoding integrating conjugative element protein, translated as MSRLLARPWLGTMSLLLCGLLAIATHAYAAEGDYRLGTQGEVLDDRVMYTIGGGSAVGSPSSLYRPSGLGVGGSWRANMMCGNMSLTNTLQNQLNGVTEGFQQIMGSIVQNATQAVMSLPALIIQRANPGLYELLSNGVMQGRIDFDRSKLTCQAMAEKMADKVGQAGWGALAKNQEMQGNLEQTGGDAVAAVKNTEAHNGNKGVSWVGGSKAGGDGQTPIRVTADVVRAGYNLLHNRSMDDNASISNSDCLGGAICQTWASPQEESEWAVRVLGETEVTTCDTCETLRATAGSGLTPLIQEAYSERLKALQGLLSGSLPPTPDNLAKASSPMLPVTRGVVEALRDDPDQDLLARRLASETALSSVLDKALLLLRTLLAGSHEPNIASAEPAQTALTKNIDALEREIRLLQTELQVRQMLATNTASLVLDRHAGGADASRTVEQGDPEPGRLNDADARRK; from the coding sequence ATGAGTCGGCTTCTCGCGCGGCCCTGGTTGGGCACGATGAGTCTGTTGCTCTGTGGACTGCTCGCCATTGCCACACATGCCTACGCCGCCGAGGGCGATTACCGTCTGGGTACTCAAGGTGAAGTACTCGACGACCGAGTGATGTACACCATTGGTGGCGGCTCGGCAGTCGGCTCACCGAGCTCGCTCTACCGACCCAGTGGTCTCGGTGTCGGCGGGTCATGGCGAGCGAACATGATGTGCGGAAACATGAGCCTCACCAACACCCTGCAAAACCAGCTGAACGGCGTCACCGAAGGTTTCCAGCAGATCATGGGCAGCATCGTGCAGAACGCGACCCAAGCCGTGATGTCGCTGCCGGCGTTGATCATCCAACGCGCCAACCCCGGCCTCTATGAGTTGTTGAGCAACGGGGTGATGCAGGGGCGTATCGACTTCGACCGCTCGAAGCTGACCTGCCAGGCCATGGCCGAGAAGATGGCGGACAAGGTCGGTCAAGCCGGCTGGGGCGCGCTGGCCAAGAACCAGGAGATGCAGGGCAATCTGGAGCAAACCGGCGGTGATGCGGTGGCCGCGGTGAAAAACACCGAGGCCCATAACGGCAACAAGGGGGTGTCCTGGGTCGGCGGCTCGAAGGCTGGTGGTGATGGGCAGACGCCCATTCGGGTGACCGCCGACGTAGTGCGCGCGGGCTACAACCTGCTGCATAACCGGTCGATGGATGACAATGCCTCGATTAGTAATAGCGATTGCCTGGGTGGGGCCATTTGCCAGACCTGGGCTTCGCCCCAGGAGGAATCCGAATGGGCCGTTCGCGTGCTGGGCGAAACTGAAGTCACGACCTGCGATACCTGCGAAACCCTGCGTGCGACCGCTGGCAGCGGACTGACGCCGCTGATCCAGGAGGCCTACAGCGAACGCCTCAAGGCCCTGCAAGGGCTGCTGTCTGGCTCACTGCCGCCTACCCCTGACAATCTGGCTAAAGCCTCCAGCCCAATGCTGCCGGTAACCCGTGGCGTGGTCGAAGCCCTGCGCGACGATCCCGACCAGGATCTGTTGGCACGGCGCCTGGCCAGTGAGACGGCCTTGTCCAGTGTGCTCGACAAAGCGTTGCTGCTACTGCGCACCCTGTTGGCGGGCAGTCACGAACCGAACATCGCCTCCGCCGAGCCGGCCCAAACCGCCTTGACGAAAAACATCGACGCTCTGGAGCGCGAAATCCGCCTGCTGCAGACCGAACTGCAGGTCCGGCAGATGCTGGCCACCAATACCGCCAGCCTAGTGCTCGATCGGCATGCCGGCGGTGCTGATGCTTCGCGCACCGTCGAGCAAGGCGACCCTGAGCCGGGCCGACTCAATGACGCTGACGCCAGGCGCAAGTGA
- a CDS encoding conjugative transfer ATPase: MRSGDSGNRTPTWKGWRNPLRPRATLADEAALYAHNPSFTDYLPWVEYLDTEQCFLLDDNRSVGAVFELLPIGTEGREPDWLMAVRDALEDALQDSFDELDQAPWVAQFFCQDDNDFTPYLTQLTDYIQNSARGTVFTEAYLQLSRRHLKAIAKPGGLFEDQVVTRLPWRGNNRRVRLVVYRWLESDAEETGLTPVQSLQQACERIRASLQACGVHSTRVDGRGLYAWLLPWFNPAPRLTDEAPENFYRRVAYPESGDGESLDLPFDHDFAERLFFNEPRSDVQHGLWFFDDQPHRVIVVDKLRRAPSIGQLTGETRKGDAVNALFDQLPEGTVTSLTLMVKPQDVLEDQLNRLARKAIGENLASTQTRQDVEEARAIIGRQHKLYRGTLAFYVRGHDEQQLHQRSVSLANALLGAGLQPVSEGDEVAACNSYLRWLPMAYNPARDTRNWYTRLMFAQHLANLVPVWGRSTGTGHPGITLFNRGGSPLSFDPLSRLDRAMNGHLLLFGPTGAGKSATLVTLLMQVMAVYRPRLFIVEAGNSFGLQGDYFATQGLSVNKVQLKPGASVSLAPFADAWRLVEQPDQVASLSIDELDDEVVTSHEDQRDVLGELEITARLMITGGEAKEEARLSRADRSLIRECILDAAQTCVAAGRQVLTRDVRDALLGVAADPHLPEKRRERAQEMGESIDLFCQGFEGELFDREGTPWPESDVTIVDLATYAREGYEAQMSISYISLMNTVNNLAERDQYLGRPIIMVTDEGHIITKNPLLAPFVVKGTKMWRKLGAWFWLATQNLADFPTAAQTMLNMIEWWICLNMPPAEIEEIARFKKLSPAQKALLLSASKEPGKYTEGVVLSKKLETLFRAVPPSLYLALAMTEPEEKAERWTLMQENGCSELEAAYRVAERIDSARGIEPI; encoded by the coding sequence GTGCGTAGCGGCGATTCGGGCAATCGCACTCCCACGTGGAAAGGCTGGCGCAATCCATTGCGCCCTCGCGCGACCTTGGCCGATGAGGCCGCACTCTATGCGCACAACCCCAGCTTCACCGATTACCTGCCTTGGGTCGAATACCTCGACACTGAGCAGTGTTTTCTACTGGATGACAATCGCTCGGTGGGTGCGGTGTTCGAGTTGCTGCCCATCGGCACCGAAGGGCGCGAACCCGATTGGCTGATGGCGGTCCGCGACGCCCTCGAAGACGCCCTGCAAGATAGCTTTGACGAGCTGGATCAAGCGCCTTGGGTGGCGCAGTTTTTCTGTCAAGACGACAACGACTTCACACCCTACCTGACCCAGCTCACCGATTATATTCAGAACAGCGCGCGAGGTACGGTCTTCACCGAGGCGTATTTGCAGCTCAGCCGCCGTCATCTGAAGGCCATCGCCAAGCCCGGTGGTCTGTTTGAGGATCAGGTGGTGACGCGCCTGCCCTGGCGCGGCAATAACCGACGGGTGCGTCTGGTGGTCTATCGCTGGCTTGAATCTGACGCTGAGGAGACGGGACTCACCCCGGTGCAATCCCTGCAACAGGCTTGCGAACGTATCCGTGCTTCGTTGCAGGCGTGCGGGGTGCACTCAACGCGAGTCGATGGCCGAGGTCTGTATGCCTGGTTATTGCCCTGGTTCAATCCGGCCCCCAGGCTCACTGATGAAGCGCCCGAAAATTTCTACCGCCGCGTGGCCTATCCGGAGTCGGGTGACGGTGAGTCGCTGGATCTGCCCTTCGATCATGACTTTGCCGAACGGCTGTTCTTCAACGAACCGCGTTCGGATGTGCAGCACGGACTTTGGTTTTTCGACGATCAACCCCACCGGGTGATAGTGGTGGACAAACTGCGGCGGGCACCATCGATTGGTCAACTCACCGGCGAAACCCGCAAGGGTGACGCGGTGAATGCGCTGTTCGACCAGTTACCCGAAGGTACGGTGACGAGTCTGACCTTAATGGTCAAACCACAGGATGTACTCGAGGATCAGTTGAACCGCCTAGCTCGCAAAGCCATCGGTGAAAACCTGGCCTCGACCCAGACTCGTCAGGATGTCGAAGAGGCTCGCGCGATCATCGGCCGCCAGCACAAGCTGTACCGAGGAACCCTGGCGTTCTACGTACGCGGTCACGATGAACAGCAATTGCACCAGCGCTCGGTCAGCCTGGCCAACGCGCTGTTGGGCGCGGGGCTGCAACCGGTAAGTGAAGGCGATGAGGTCGCCGCCTGCAACAGCTACCTGCGTTGGTTACCGATGGCTTACAACCCGGCCCGCGACACGCGTAACTGGTACACCCGCCTGATGTTCGCCCAGCACCTGGCGAACCTGGTTCCGGTCTGGGGCCGCAGCACCGGCACCGGCCACCCGGGCATCACCCTGTTCAACCGCGGCGGCTCGCCATTGAGCTTCGACCCATTGTCACGCCTGGATCGGGCCATGAACGGTCATCTGCTGTTGTTCGGCCCCACCGGTGCCGGGAAGTCGGCGACCTTGGTCACCCTACTGATGCAGGTCATGGCCGTGTACCGCCCTCGCCTGTTTATCGTAGAGGCCGGCAACTCATTCGGCTTGCAGGGAGACTACTTCGCGACACAGGGCCTGTCGGTCAACAAGGTCCAATTGAAACCTGGCGCCTCGGTCAGTCTCGCCCCGTTCGCCGATGCTTGGCGCCTGGTCGAGCAGCCGGATCAGGTGGCGAGTCTGTCGATCGATGAGCTGGACGATGAGGTGGTAACCAGTCACGAAGACCAGCGCGATGTTCTCGGCGAACTGGAAATCACTGCCCGCCTGATGATCACCGGCGGCGAGGCCAAAGAAGAGGCGCGCCTGAGTCGAGCCGATCGCAGCTTGATCCGCGAGTGCATTCTCGATGCGGCGCAGACCTGCGTCGCGGCGGGTCGCCAGGTACTGACCCGCGACGTACGCGACGCCTTGCTGGGCGTCGCCGCCGACCCGCACTTGCCGGAGAAACGTCGCGAGCGTGCCCAGGAAATGGGCGAGTCCATCGACCTATTTTGCCAGGGTTTCGAGGGTGAACTGTTCGATCGCGAAGGCACGCCTTGGCCCGAGAGCGATGTGACCATTGTCGACCTTGCCACTTACGCGCGCGAAGGCTACGAGGCACAGATGTCCATCAGCTACATCAGCTTGATGAACACCGTGAACAACCTCGCCGAGCGCGACCAGTACCTGGGCCGACCGATCATCATGGTCACCGACGAGGGTCATATCATCACCAAGAACCCGTTGCTGGCGCCGTTCGTGGTCAAGGGGACGAAGATGTGGCGCAAGCTCGGCGCTTGGTTCTGGCTGGCGACGCAGAACCTTGCTGATTTTCCCACGGCTGCGCAGACCATGCTCAACATGATCGAATGGTGGATTTGTTTGAATATGCCGCCCGCGGAAATCGAAGAAATCGCACGGTTCAAGAAGCTTTCACCTGCGCAGAAAGCCCTGTTGCTCTCCGCCAGCAAAGAGCCGGGGAAATACACCGAGGGAGTGGTGCTGTCGAAAAAGCTCGAGACGCTGTTTCGAGCCGTGCCACCCAGTCTTTACCTCGCCTTGGCCATGACAGAGCCCGAGGAAAAAGCCGAACGCTGGACACTGATGCAGGAGAATGGCTGTTCGGAGTTGGAAGCGGCTTACCGGGTAGCTGAACGGATCGATAGCGCACGAGGAATAGAGCCCATATAA
- a CDS encoding helix-turn-helix domain-containing protein, translating to MTQDYEQLRLQLAENIRWMRRVKNLTQEQLALMAEVDRTYVSQIERSTGNPSLLVLCKLANIFEITADQLLIEPDILRSSLHVK from the coding sequence ATGACTCAAGACTACGAACAACTTCGTCTGCAACTGGCGGAGAACATCCGCTGGATGCGGCGCGTAAAGAACCTTACCCAGGAGCAGTTAGCGCTCATGGCCGAGGTGGATCGCACCTACGTCAGTCAAATCGAACGATCCACGGGCAATCCGTCGCTGTTGGTCCTGTGCAAACTCGCCAATATTTTCGAAATTACCGCAGATCAGTTACTTATAGAACCCGATATCCTGCGCAGCTCCCTTCACGTCAAATAA
- a CDS encoding LasR-specific antiactivator QslA: MDQNYISIPAADGCPSLLTPWGSEFSPMIERGVQCAQAWLEATTDIPLWWELAQTRKTFPVGDCQDAFEAGFLLRIQQRLRSVSQ, encoded by the coding sequence ATGGACCAAAACTACATTTCAATTCCTGCGGCGGATGGTTGCCCAAGTCTTCTGACACCTTGGGGCAGCGAATTTTCGCCGATGATCGAACGTGGTGTGCAATGTGCCCAGGCTTGGCTTGAGGCAACGACCGATATTCCTTTGTGGTGGGAACTGGCGCAAACGCGCAAGACCTTTCCTGTCGGTGACTGCCAAGATGCCTTCGAAGCCGGTTTTCTGTTGAGAATTCAGCAACGGCTTCGGAGCGTGTCACAGTAA
- a CDS encoding conjugal transfer protein TraG N-terminal domain-containing protein, which translates to MLMSTNSYLEFYLSLLAWIINNGLWSVLSDTGLFAAPFGAIILQEWLSARQQGADEGNKGLLSVPRIENRLWLAYIVVLFGCAPVFPLSLSSMTFDDAASQRCGVSVAKPAETAWGTTFNTIGERSANVPIWWFLVHALSKGVTAAATASIPCAPDIRQMRMEIDSSRINSQVLLQEVADFTRDCYGYSRSRLFTNRPQLDKAQSHDASWIGSSYLLDTPGYYDTDRSRTPRISWPYDESRDVSLPRLESAAGYPTCKQWWSDSGVGLREQLIQQVDPSLLTQLKGWLTGRSSNDIEDATLRELVSPRQQSMSMSPGQVYQDYGSSARGGSINQGLNNLATNTGLALGSFSNFPAMNALRAALPMVQAFLIMGVIISLPLILLVSTYQLKTVMTVTFALFTLHMLSFWWELARWVDSSMLDTLYNQVSASNQVLLSLPTSGFMDGTVTAQVIEYVMGAMFIVLPMLFLGAMSWAGYSVGNGIQGMLANGSKAASDSASKGTDQILGAAKRSIR; encoded by the coding sequence ATGCTCATGAGCACCAACAGCTACTTGGAGTTTTACCTCTCCCTGCTGGCCTGGATCATCAACAACGGACTCTGGAGCGTCCTGTCCGACACCGGACTGTTCGCCGCGCCCTTTGGCGCGATCATCCTCCAGGAATGGCTGTCAGCCCGTCAGCAAGGCGCGGATGAGGGAAACAAGGGATTGCTCTCGGTGCCACGGATCGAGAACCGGTTGTGGCTGGCCTACATCGTCGTATTGTTCGGCTGCGCGCCGGTCTTTCCGTTGAGCCTCTCGTCAATGACGTTCGATGATGCGGCAAGTCAGCGCTGCGGCGTAAGTGTGGCCAAGCCAGCGGAAACCGCCTGGGGGACAACCTTCAATACCATCGGCGAACGCTCCGCCAACGTACCGATCTGGTGGTTTCTAGTGCATGCCTTGAGCAAAGGAGTAACCGCCGCAGCCACCGCCTCCATTCCCTGCGCACCGGATATTCGGCAGATGCGCATGGAGATCGACAGCTCGCGTATCAACAGCCAGGTACTGCTGCAGGAAGTCGCCGACTTCACCCGCGACTGTTATGGCTATTCCCGTTCTCGGTTGTTTACTAATCGCCCGCAACTGGACAAGGCACAAAGTCACGACGCGTCCTGGATCGGCTCAAGCTATCTTCTCGACACGCCCGGCTACTACGACACGGATCGTTCACGCACACCGCGAATCAGTTGGCCGTATGACGAAAGCCGCGATGTTTCCTTGCCGCGGCTGGAGAGTGCCGCGGGCTACCCCACTTGCAAGCAGTGGTGGAGCGACAGCGGTGTTGGCTTGCGCGAGCAGTTGATCCAGCAGGTTGATCCCTCTCTGCTGACTCAGCTGAAAGGTTGGCTGACTGGCCGCTCGAGCAACGACATCGAGGATGCCACCCTGCGCGAACTGGTCAGTCCGCGCCAGCAATCGATGTCCATGTCGCCCGGACAGGTGTACCAGGACTATGGTTCCAGCGCTCGTGGCGGCTCGATCAATCAGGGGCTCAATAACCTAGCCACCAATACCGGGCTGGCCCTCGGTTCCTTCAGCAACTTCCCGGCAATGAATGCACTACGCGCCGCCTTGCCGATGGTGCAGGCGTTCCTGATCATGGGCGTCATCATCAGCTTGCCGCTGATCCTGCTGGTCAGTACCTACCAGTTGAAAACTGTCATGACCGTGACGTTCGCGCTGTTCACCTTACACATGCTGAGCTTCTGGTGGGAACTCGCTCGCTGGGTCGACTCCAGCATGCTCGATACGCTGTACAACCAGGTTTCGGCTTCCAATCAAGTGCTGTTATCGCTGCCCACATCCGGCTTCATGGATGGAACCGTCACGGCACAGGTGATCGAGTATGTGATGGGGGCGATGTTCATCGTGCTACCAATGCTGTTTCTAGGGGCCATGAGCTGGGCAGGTTATTCAGTCGGCAACGGGATTCAAGGCATGTTGGCGAACGGTAGCAAAGCCGCAAGTGATTCAGCGAGCAAAGGTACGGATCAAATATTGGGTGCTGCAAAACGTTCAATTAGATGA
- a CDS encoding TIGR03751 family conjugal transfer lipoprotein has translation MKKTMPPCLTWISVFCWVLAGCSTDKETLLPHGEQTMLDIWNGAGSQGTQQQLLDARQQLRRPLAQADFSFSLQEPYTRTAANEIRNLFPRLPNPDLVLYVYPHLSGTEQAPIPGYSTVFPFYQRVQYALPGERQEDL, from the coding sequence ATGAAAAAGACCATGCCTCCCTGCCTGACCTGGATTAGCGTGTTCTGCTGGGTCCTGGCGGGGTGCTCCACCGACAAGGAGACGCTTCTGCCCCATGGAGAGCAAACCATGCTGGACATCTGGAACGGCGCCGGTTCGCAAGGCACTCAGCAGCAACTGCTGGATGCTCGGCAGCAGTTACGCCGCCCGTTGGCTCAAGCAGATTTCTCCTTTTCTCTCCAGGAACCGTACACTCGCACAGCGGCGAACGAGATCCGCAACCTGTTCCCTCGCTTGCCCAATCCCGATCTGGTGCTGTACGTGTATCCGCATCTGAGTGGTACCGAGCAGGCACCGATCCCAGGTTACTCGACCGTCTTTCCGTTCTACCAACGTGTGCAGTACGCATTACCTGGTGAACGTCAGGAAGACCTGTAG
- a CDS encoding DUF3742 family protein: MPTQQPVQNSRGHSWAYACGTSVKRGYRKLQAFESRLAERAVTAGMPAGKLLVRGSFLIAKLALIGGLLFVSVWLVTFFVMMLAVITLLWFRAFVGSDHQEESPGPDYLGADLYIGDFDDNGHYIGDSKSSN, encoded by the coding sequence ATGCCGACTCAGCAACCTGTTCAGAATTCACGTGGCCACAGCTGGGCGTACGCATGTGGCACGTCGGTAAAGCGTGGTTATCGCAAATTGCAAGCGTTTGAGTCCCGCCTGGCTGAGCGTGCGGTGACGGCAGGTATGCCCGCAGGTAAATTACTTGTTCGCGGGAGCTTTCTGATTGCCAAACTGGCATTGATCGGAGGATTGCTCTTTGTCAGTGTTTGGCTGGTTACTTTTTTTGTGATGATGCTGGCTGTCATCACTTTGCTATGGTTCAGGGCTTTTGTTGGTTCCGATCATCAAGAGGAAAGTCCAGGGCCAGACTACCTAGGTGCTGATCTCTACATCGGTGACTTCGATGACAATGGGCATTATATAGGCGACAGCAAGTCATCTAATTGA